TCTGTGAAGACAAGCCATAAAGCTTGAAATGGACTAGACGAGTGTGCAACTATTTTCCTTGAAGGAGGGAAAAACAATGGGGCTTCTACCAATCAAGACGACAACGACCACTATTGCAACAACGGCTCTTCTGAGCTTGTGGGGACTGCCCGCGATGGCATTTACAATTACGCCCGGTGGCAATGCTCAAGATTTACTTGATGTGTTGTTAGGGGATACGACTGGACTGAGTAATTTCGGTTTGACGGTTTACGATGATTTGGGGAGAACCAATGATCAAGCTTTTGGTGATTTCAGCGACGATCCCTTTGGTCTGGGTGAGGGCATCGTTTTAAGTACGGGTAAAGTTGACGAGCTACCCGGACTCAATACGGAAGATGGAGGAAGAGTTCCTGACTTTCAAGATCCTAAGGCGGACTTAAGCTGTGATTTTAAAGTGACGGACTTGGAGTGTTTCGATAAGACGGTTGACGACCCGAGTGAGGCAGGAACAGCTGGAGACTTCTTGACTCTAGAGTTGAGCTTTGATGCTGATAGCACAGTAGACAAAGTATTCTTTGAATACGTCTTTGGCTCAGAAGAGTTTGTTGAGTTTGGCGGTCAGGGATACAACGACTCCTTTGAAATGTTTCTGAATGAAGAGTCCTTGGCTCTGTTAAGCGATGGTCAGTTCGTAACGATTGATAATCTCGTCCCTAAGCCGACAGACGAAACGTTGTACCACCCTGACTTTATCTATAATCCTAAAGACTCGAGTGTGAATACAAGGCTGGATGGGTATACCAAAAAGTTGACCTTTGAGGGTCAGCTCATAAAAAATGCCAGAAATACGATCGAGATTAAAGTCGCCGATCACGGTGATGGTCAACTGAGTTCGGCTGTCTTCGTCAAAGGCAAGTCTCTCGGAACAAAACCATTACAAATAAATCCTCAACCCAATGATGATCCGTCTGATGAACCCCAATCCCCCTCAGACGACCCTGTAACTGATCCAGGAACCGATCCTGGAACTTTATTTCCCCCAGATGACCCAGAACCCCAGAGTGTGCCCGAACCATCCGGCTTACTCGGATTGCTGGGAGTGGCAACTTTAGGGGTTCGGACAATGATTAGACGCAAACAGAAAGCTCACTTACAAGAACACTGAATGCGATTAGCTAATTCCTAACAGGCTACTGGGTTTGCGATACCCATAAGTGGTAATCTAGAGAGCGGTATTGTTAAGCTCTTAAGCTGTGACAAATCCACAGACTGACTCGATGGAGCATAGTGTGGGCTTCTAGAAATAGCAAGCCCTTTGTCACCTGAGTGCTTTATGAAGTCAGAAGCACGCTCATTATCCCAGAATATAATAGACGCAAGCATGGTAGCCACCACAGAAAAAACAAACACCGGCGTTATTACTCAAATCATCGGACCTGTTGTCGATGTTGAGTTTCCTGGCGGCAAAATGCCCCGGATTTACAATGCTTTGAGAATTGAAGGTAAGAATGCAGCAGGACAAGATGTTGCCGTAACCTGTGAAGTGCAGCAGTTACTCGGTGATAACCAAGTCCGAGCCGTTGCCATGAGTGGTACGGACGGCTTAGTTCGAGGGATGGAAGCTGTAGACACTGGCACCGCCATTAGTGTTCCCGTAGGCGGTGCTACCCTGGGACGAATTTTCAATGTGTTAGGTGAGCCTGTCGATGAATTGGGTCCGGTCAATACCGAAGAGCGATCGCCGATTCACCGTTCGGCTCCTAAATTCACCGAACTGGAAACCAAACCGTCGATTTTTGAAACGGGGATTAAGGTTGTAGACTTGCTGGCACCCTACCGTCGCGGAGGTAAAGTTGGGTTGTTTGGTGGAGCGGGTGTTGGTAAAACCGTGATCATTCAAGAACTGATCAACAACATTGCCAAAGCTCACGGTGGTGTATCAGTTTTTGGTGG
This genomic window from Coleofasciculus chthonoplastes PCC 7420 contains:
- a CDS encoding choice-of-anchor L family PEP-CTERM protein encodes the protein MGLLPIKTTTTTIATTALLSLWGLPAMAFTITPGGNAQDLLDVLLGDTTGLSNFGLTVYDDLGRTNDQAFGDFSDDPFGLGEGIVLSTGKVDELPGLNTEDGGRVPDFQDPKADLSCDFKVTDLECFDKTVDDPSEAGTAGDFLTLELSFDADSTVDKVFFEYVFGSEEFVEFGGQGYNDSFEMFLNEESLALLSDGQFVTIDNLVPKPTDETLYHPDFIYNPKDSSVNTRLDGYTKKLTFEGQLIKNARNTIEIKVADHGDGQLSSAVFVKGKSLGTKPLQINPQPNDDPSDEPQSPSDDPVTDPGTDPGTLFPPDDPEPQSVPEPSGLLGLLGVATLGVRTMIRRKQKAHLQEH